The following are encoded together in the Raineyella sp. LH-20 genome:
- a CDS encoding AbrB family transcriptional regulator — MTSPDRTPGDTARPVGWLVLIAVTAVLVAVATGVRIPSPEILAAMVAGTAVALTGRGPRLVPTPLAMAAQAVMGTSLGAMVTSEELRALAADWAGVLVVTVVTLVVSFGSGFALALHPAVDRITGVLSMAAGGASGLVAVAGDLGGDIRMVGTLQYTRVLLITASTPPVAAYVFGAPPAGVAAAPADGAGGILVGIGCTVVGLALGRLTRVPAGDLLGPMVLTGAVSIWGGLPTPALPGLLIAVAYVVIGWTATLGFTREALGTVVKVLPLSLGLVVALMVVSAVAGVWLARLAGLSDLDGYLATTPGGMMAVLAVAAASGGNVTVITGVQAVRLFLMLALTPVLTGWLRRRTLPPMDRPAGTGA; from the coding sequence ATGACATCCCCCGACCGCACTCCTGGTGACACGGCACGTCCGGTCGGGTGGCTGGTGCTGATCGCCGTGACGGCCGTGCTGGTCGCGGTGGCGACCGGCGTACGGATCCCTTCTCCCGAGATCCTCGCCGCGATGGTCGCCGGCACCGCGGTGGCCCTCACCGGGCGCGGACCACGGCTGGTCCCCACCCCGCTGGCAATGGCCGCGCAAGCCGTGATGGGCACCTCGCTCGGGGCGATGGTGACCTCCGAGGAACTGCGCGCGCTGGCCGCGGACTGGGCCGGGGTGCTCGTCGTCACGGTGGTCACGCTGGTGGTCAGCTTCGGCTCCGGCTTCGCGCTCGCCCTGCACCCCGCGGTCGACCGCATCACCGGTGTGCTCTCGATGGCCGCCGGCGGCGCCAGCGGGCTGGTCGCGGTGGCCGGCGACCTCGGCGGTGACATCCGGATGGTCGGCACCCTCCAGTACACCCGGGTGCTGCTGATCACCGCCTCCACCCCGCCGGTCGCGGCGTACGTGTTCGGCGCCCCGCCCGCTGGGGTGGCAGCCGCTCCCGCGGACGGTGCCGGGGGCATCCTGGTCGGGATCGGCTGCACGGTCGTCGGCCTGGCGCTCGGCCGGCTCACCCGGGTGCCCGCCGGCGACCTGCTCGGACCGATGGTCCTCACCGGTGCGGTCTCGATCTGGGGAGGGCTTCCCACGCCCGCACTGCCCGGGCTGCTGATCGCGGTGGCGTACGTGGTGATCGGCTGGACCGCCACCCTGGGGTTCACCCGGGAAGCCCTGGGGACGGTGGTCAAGGTGTTGCCGCTGTCGCTCGGACTGGTGGTCGCATTGATGGTGGTCAGTGCGGTGGCGGGCGTGTGGCTGGCCCGCCTGGCCGGGCTGAGCGACCTGGACGGCTATCTCGCCACCACGCCGGGCGGGATGATGGCGGTCCTCGCGGTGGCCGCGGCGTCGGGTGGCAACGTCACGGTCATCACCGGAGTGCAGGCCGTACGGCTGTTCCTGATGCTGGCCCTCACCCCGGTGCTCACCGGTTGGCTGCGGCGCCGCACCCTGCCCCCGATGGACCGGCCGGCCGGGACGGGCGCCTGA